The following DNA comes from Impatiens glandulifera isolate HB10 chloroplast, complete genome.
AAAGACGTTTACTGTCTACTCTTGATTCAACACACTTCCATTGTAGTGTCTGAGTAGATACTGCTACTTTCTCTCGAACCATTGTAATATTATTTGATTCTATCATTGAATTGTTTATTTCTCTTGAAATTTCTTCAATGTTTAGTTTTACACACGCCTTTTTTTAGGAGGTCTACAACCATTATGTGGCATAGGGGTTACATCCCGTACGAAAGTTAATAGTATACCACTTCTACGAATAGCTCGTAATGCTGCGTCTCTTCCGAGACCGGGACCTTTTATCATGACTTCTGCTCGTTGCATACCTTGATCTACCGCTGTACGAATAGCATTTGCTGCTGCGCTTTGAGCAGCAAAAGGTGTCCCTCTTCTTGTACCCCTGAATCCACAAGTACCGGCAGAGGA
Coding sequences within:
- the rps11 gene encoding ribosomal protein S11 codes for the protein MAKTIPRVGSRKNGRIGSRKNTRRIPKGVIHVQASFNNTIVTVTDVRGRVVSWSSAGTCGFRGTRRGTPFAAQSAAANAIRTAVDQGMQRAEVMIKGPGLGRDAALRAIRRSGILLTFVRDVTPMPHNGCRPPKKRRV